The genomic segment GAAATAATATTTTCCGTCTTTGTACACACAGTCGGGCGCCCACATGGAGTAGGAGTCGGGCTGTACCCAGGGTACTTTGTTCTGAGTAAGGATTACACCATGGTCTGTCCAGTCGGTCAGGTTGGTCGAGGAAAATACATGGTAGTCTGCCATGCAGAACCATTCTTTCAAACGGTCAATAGGACTGGGTATGTCATGCGAAGGGTAAATATATACCTTGCCGTTGAACACTCGCGCCGTAGGGTCGGCGGTAAATTGGTCTCTGATGACCGGGTTCTGCGCCTGAAGGGTACTTGCAATAGTAATTGCCGCAGAGAATAAAAGGAAAAGTTTTCTCATGATATTATAATGTGTTACATGTTATGATGTTACAAATGTAACAAGTTCTTTCCTTTTTTCCTTATACTTTTAAATACACCTCTTGTGTTTTTAAGTAAAAAGTGCCCTATAACATAAAAAGACTTGTAATGAATAGAATACAGGGGTATTTGTGGAAATTATAAATCCCCCTTATCTACTTGATAAGAGGGGAGAAGTCCTGTTTATATACTTTTACCCATTTCGTAGGCCTCTTGCATGGCAGGAGTTCCTTTGATTTCTCCAGTGTGCCATACTCCCAGTCCATACACTATTCCCTTAACCGTAGGATTCTCCAGACAGTCGAGGAATCCTTGGAAAGTATCGATTGTGCGTAACATCTTTTTCCGGTCGTCTTCGGCCGCGGTTACGATAAAGTAAAACTCTTTGTCTGCCATCTTTGTGTATTGGCTGCAACAACGGTCTATTAAGGTTTTCATCTGTGCCGACATGGTGTAGAAGTAAACGGGTGTACTCATGACGATTACATCTGCGGCAAGCATCTTTCCGATTACTTCGGTTGCATCGTCTTTTTGAGGACAGGGCTTGCCATACAGACTACACATGCTGCATCCTGTGCAGTAGTGAATGGCTTTATCACGAAGGAAAATTTTTTCTGCATTATTGCCAGCCTTGATCGCTCCGCGCAGGAATTCATCGCAGAGTGTATCGGAGTTACCGCCGCGACGCGGACTTGATGAGAGAATCAGTACTTTTTTCATGTTTGTTTCAATGTTTTTGTTTACTGCAAAAGTAGAAAGATTTTATCAAACGGTTTGTATCTGAATCTTCGGAAGTTGTATCTTTATTACGGTTTTTGCATATGTATGCTTGAAGAAAGTTGACTGTTCAGGATACCTTTCAACTTGTATTTTCCTAAATATCGAATAACTCCTGTCATGCGATGGGAGGAGGAGGAATCAAAGGACGGAGGAAGAATAAGATAAATTAATATCCCCCGTTACCCTACATATAAGATAAATCCCTATCTTTGTGGCGCTTTTTATCTAAACAAAGATTTCAAATTAATTAAGATACAACAAAAAATGGCACAAGAAGACGTTTTTAAGAAACTCGTATCACACTGCAAGGAATACGGATTTGTGTTCCCTTCCAGCGACATCTATGACGGTTTGGGAGCCGTATATGATTATGGTCAGATGGGTGTGGAACTGAAAAATAACATCAAACAGTACTGGTGGCAAAGTATGGTGCTGCTGCACGAGAATATAGTAGGCATTGACTCGGCTATCTTTATGCATCCCACAATCTGGAAGGCAAGCGGACACGTAGATGCGTTCAATGATCCTTTGATTGATAACCGCGATTCCAAGAAACGTTATCGTGCCGATGTGTTGATTGAAGATCAACTCGCCAAATATGACGACAAAATAAACAAAGAAGTTGCCAAAGCTGCCAAACGTTTCGGTGAAGCTTTTGATGAAGCACAGTTTCGCAGTACAAATACCCGCGTGCTGGAGCATCAGGCTAAACGTGACGCTTTGCACGAACGTTTTGCCAAAGCATTGAATGATAATAACCTTGATGAATTGCGCCAGATTATATTGGATGAGGAAATTGTTTGCCCTATCAGCGGTACGAAGAACTGGACGGAAGTTCGCCAGTTCAATCTGATGTTTACCACTGAAATGGGTTCTACTTCTGAAGGTGCAATGAAGATTTACCTTCGTCCGGAAACAGCTCAAGGTATCTTCGTGAACTATCTGAATGTACAGAAGACCGGTCGTATGAAGATTCCTTTCGGTATCGCACAGATCGGTAAGGCTTTCCGTAACGAAATCGTTGCACGCCAGTTCATCTTCCGTATGCGTGAGTTTGAGCAAATGGAGATGCAGTTCTTTGTAAAACCGGGTACTGAACTCGACTGGTTCAAGACTTGGAAAGAAACCCGTTTGAAATGGCATAAGGCATTGGGCTTCGGCGATGATCATTATCGCTATCACGACCATGACAAGTTGGCTCACTATGCCAATGCTGCTACGGATATCGAATTCCTGATGCCTTTCGGCTTCAAGGAAGTGGAAGGTATTCACAGTCGTACGAACTTCGACTTGTCTCAACATGAGAAATTCTCCGGTAAGAACATTAAATACTTTGATCCGGAAACCAACGAAAGTTATACTCCGTATGTTATCGAGACCTCTATTGGCGTAGACCGTATGTTTCTTAGCATTATGTCGGCTTCTTACTGTGAGGAGCAGTTGGAGAATGGCGAGACTCGTGTTGTCCTGAAGTTACCTGCTGCATTGGCTCCGGTGAAACTGGCTGTTATGCCGCTGGTGAAGAAAGACGGCCTTCCTGAGAAAGCTCGTGAGATTATTGATAACTTGAAGTTCCATTTCCATTGCCAGTATGACGAGAAAGACAGCATCGGTAAGCGTTATCGCCGTCAGGATGCCATCGGTACTCCGTACTGTGTAACTGTGGATCACCAGACGCTGGAAGACAATTGCGTAACGTTACGTAATCGCGATACAATGCAACAGGAACGTGTAGCTATCTCTGAACTGAACAATATCATTGCAGATCGCGTAAGCATCACGTCTTTGCTGAAAACGCTGCAATAAGAAAATATTTAGCTGTCCGCCATTCGGGGTGTTACAAAGAACGGCGGATAGTGAATATAAAATAATAGTAATTCTATAATTTTTTAATTAGATGAAGAGACCGTTCTTTTTGTTTTTGCCTTTCTTGCTCTTCGTGGCAGGTGCATTCGTAGCTTGCGAAGAAGTGGAGGAGGCTGGAAAATATGATAACTGGGTGCCACGTAATGAAGCTTTTATTGATTCTATAAAAGCCGAGACCGGTAATAGCATTGTAGCTTCGTTGGAAGATGCAAAGAATATGGAAATTGGAAAGCTGTATGCTATAAAAGTCGAAACTGGGGGTGTCAGTGTTGATGGTAATTCCAAGCCCCAATATGTCTATTGCAAGAAGCTATGGAAAGAAGATGGAGGAGCATACCCGCTATTTACAGACGAGGTAAGCACTTACTATTACGGTACTTTCATCACAGGGGAGGAATTTGACGGTAATTTTGATGGCTTTGGAGCAACAGACAGTAAGCTACCATTGCCTTTGTCGTCGCCCTCGTCCGAGTCATCCGAATTACTTGCCGAATCCAAGTGGCCTACGGATTTTAATTCTCCTTCTGAATTTTTTGTTTCGAAAGTAATTTCCGGATGGACATGGCCTTTGCAGTATATGCAGGTAGGCGAACGTTGGCTACTGTATATCCCTTGGCAAA from the Bacteroides eggerthii genome contains:
- a CDS encoding flavodoxin family protein yields the protein MKKVLILSSSPRRGGNSDTLCDEFLRGAIKAGNNAEKIFLRDKAIHYCTGCSMCSLYGKPCPQKDDATEVIGKMLAADVIVMSTPVYFYTMSAQMKTLIDRCCSQYTKMADKEFYFIVTAAEDDRKKMLRTIDTFQGFLDCLENPTVKGIVYGLGVWHTGEIKGTPAMQEAYEMGKSI
- a CDS encoding glycine--tRNA ligase; its protein translation is MAQEDVFKKLVSHCKEYGFVFPSSDIYDGLGAVYDYGQMGVELKNNIKQYWWQSMVLLHENIVGIDSAIFMHPTIWKASGHVDAFNDPLIDNRDSKKRYRADVLIEDQLAKYDDKINKEVAKAAKRFGEAFDEAQFRSTNTRVLEHQAKRDALHERFAKALNDNNLDELRQIILDEEIVCPISGTKNWTEVRQFNLMFTTEMGSTSEGAMKIYLRPETAQGIFVNYLNVQKTGRMKIPFGIAQIGKAFRNEIVARQFIFRMREFEQMEMQFFVKPGTELDWFKTWKETRLKWHKALGFGDDHYRYHDHDKLAHYANAATDIEFLMPFGFKEVEGIHSRTNFDLSQHEKFSGKNIKYFDPETNESYTPYVIETSIGVDRMFLSIMSASYCEEQLENGETRVVLKLPAALAPVKLAVMPLVKKDGLPEKAREIIDNLKFHFHCQYDEKDSIGKRYRRQDAIGTPYCVTVDHQTLEDNCVTLRNRDTMQQERVAISELNNIIADRVSITSLLKTLQ
- a CDS encoding FKBP-type peptidyl-prolyl cis-trans isomerase, yielding MKRPFFLFLPFLLFVAGAFVACEEVEEAGKYDNWVPRNEAFIDSIKAETGNSIVASLEDAKNMEIGKLYAIKVETGGVSVDGNSKPQYVYCKKLWKEDGGAYPLFTDEVSTYYYGTFITGEEFDGNFDGFGATDSKLPLPLSSPSSESSELLAESKWPTDFNSPSEFFVSKVISGWTWPLQYMQVGERWLLYIPWQSGYGSSGNSSIPGYSSLTFDVYLKGIV